A part of Aegilops tauschii subsp. strangulata cultivar AL8/78 chromosome 2, Aet v6.0, whole genome shotgun sequence genomic DNA contains:
- the LOC109740338 gene encoding PLAT domain-containing protein 3, translating into MKLSYLLLAALFAAAYASSERAIAVAGAGGRGSLLSDPEQQCVYTVYVRTGSIWKGGTDSAIGVTLLGSDGTGVRIADLEQWGGMMGAGHDYYERGNLDIFSGRGPCMERAPCWANVTSDGAGAHHGWYCNYVEVTATGPHMGCAQQLFTVEQWLATDASPYRLYAAVDNCGDKQAAKGQEARASTAL; encoded by the exons ATGAAGCTCTCCTACCTTCTCCTCGCCGCCCTTTTTGCCGCG GCGTACGCGTCGTCGGAGAGAGCGATCGCGGTCGCGGGCGCCGGCGGCCGCGGCAGCCTGTTATCGGACCCGGAGCAGCAGTGCGTGTACACGGTGTACGTGCGGACGGGCTCGATCTGGAAGGGCGGGACGGACTCGGCGATCGGCGTGACGCTGCTGGGCTCGGACGGCACGGGCGTCCGGATCGCCGACCTGGAGCAATGGGGCGGGATGATGGGCGCCGGCCACGACTACTACGAGCGCGGCAACCTCGACATCTTCAGCGGCCGCGGGCCCTGCATGGAGCGCGCGCCGTGCTGGGCGAACGTCACCTCCGACGGCGCCGGCGCGCACCACGGCTGGTACTGCAACTACGTCGAGGTCACGGCCACGGGGCCCCACATGGGATGCGCGCAGCAGCTCTTCACCGTCGAGCAGTGGCTCGCCACCGACGCCTCGCCCTACCGCCTCTACGCCGCCGTCGACAACTGCGGCGACAAGCAGGCCGCCAAGGGCCAGGAGGCCAGGGCCAGCACCGCTCTGTGA